One window of the Candidatus Korarchaeota archaeon NZ13-K genome contains the following:
- a CDS encoding deoxyribonuclease IV — MTLRDADYILLPPRVHVILDRVRFGPAGYPIDSPKERAFSYLREVGLDAMEYQAVRAIPKSEELLRWIRREAEENDILLSLHAPYAINLCSKEKGEASARRVVESAVAADKMGALHVTFHPGYYGSMGREEALRYAIKQLERIREELIALGVNVELGPETTGKPSQLGSLDEVLSMAEEVEGVVPTIDFAHIHAREGGVIRGREDYERVLGEIEGRLGHLDGLLIHFTEVEIAKAGVGERMHHDLGSGYGPPYEPLADIIAELGIRWVIISESPSLERDSLKMKSIYDRIAGRRG; from the coding sequence ATGACACTCAGGGATGCGGATTATATACTCCTCCCTCCTAGGGTCCATGTGATCCTGGATAGGGTCAGGTTCGGCCCTGCCGGCTATCCCATCGACTCCCCCAAGGAGAGAGCCTTCTCCTACCTCAGGGAAGTGGGTTTGGATGCGATGGAGTACCAGGCTGTGAGAGCGATACCCAAGAGCGAAGAGCTGCTGAGGTGGATAAGGAGGGAGGCCGAGGAGAATGACATCCTGCTCTCCTTACATGCCCCCTACGCAATAAACCTCTGCTCCAAGGAGAAGGGCGAGGCCAGCGCCAGGAGGGTTGTGGAATCCGCCGTGGCCGCGGACAAGATGGGAGCCCTGCACGTGACATTCCACCCGGGCTACTACGGGAGCATGGGGAGGGAGGAAGCCCTGAGGTATGCGATCAAACAGCTCGAGCGGATCAGGGAGGAGCTCATTGCGCTGGGCGTGAATGTTGAGCTCGGCCCTGAGACAACGGGCAAGCCATCCCAGCTGGGATCGCTGGATGAGGTCCTCTCTATGGCCGAGGAGGTGGAAGGAGTCGTCCCAACCATAGACTTCGCGCACATCCATGCCAGGGAGGGTGGCGTGATAAGGGGCAGGGAGGACTACGAGAGGGTGCTGGGGGAGATCGAGGGGAGGCTGGGCCATCTCGATGGGTTATTGATTCACTTCACGGAGGTCGAGATAGCTAAGGCCGGGGTGGGGGAGAGGATGCACCATGACCTGGGATCCGGATACGGGCCTCCATACGAGCCCCTCGCAGATATAATAGCGGAGCTAGGCATCAGATGGGTCATCATATCCGAGTCCCCATCCCTCGAGAGGGATTCCCTTAAGATGAAGAGCATCTACGATCGGATCGCCGGGAGGCGCGGATGA